In the genome of Dermacentor silvarum isolate Dsil-2018 chromosome 1, BIME_Dsil_1.4, whole genome shotgun sequence, one region contains:
- the LOC119441693 gene encoding uncharacterized protein LOC119441693, which translates to MGIDVAIGIPVNLLLHCCTSTFSEESPATKTLSSMLHPRRLPEGSKDWVSYVSSNLAIDDVLPANRDHVIKPRNKADERASSSCVGHRSSLFPKAECDLLVVVGVKATGTQCYPMEDIVSAINRNQGVVICGETGSGKTTQAAQFIFEDNIRGGQGSRCHIVVTQPRRIATISMAKRVALERDAERSDIIYYQVHLTKQLLRSRGGALICTLGILLRHLQQNVEQQGVSHVFVDEVHEPDACTDSLLVLLREVLSINRTRKCGSDPVRIVPEVLTCIMEMKPTTSMLCFLPGWNEINKVRAERCKRAPVNFHARILPLHSRLRYQGQQKIFANPPADVHKVNLSTNLAETSINVDDVVYVVDSGVRREQRINPSTGVSLLGTFPTSKATVDQRAGRAGCVQPGQSYHLLTKNEFPSWDQFKSPEMQTTDLTKVVLDCKTVVANARHLPDEEIEEEAAGHELVPYNAINSWQNFLGKQ; encoded by the exons ATGGGTATCGATGTCGCCATAGGCATCCCAGTCAACCTTCTCCTTCACTGTTGCACATCCACTTTCTCGGAAGAGTCCCCAGCCACGAAGACGCTGTCCTCGATGTTACACCCTCGACGCCTTCCCGAGGGGTCGAAAGACTGGGTATCATACGTGTCCAGCAACTTGGCCATCGACGACGTTCTCCCAGCGAATCGTGACCATGTGATCAAGCCGCGAAACAAGGCCGACGAACGCGCCTCCAGCAGCTGCGTAGGACATCGGAGTAGTCTTTTCCCGAAAGCCGAGTGCGACCTGCTGGTTGTGGTGGGCGTCAAGGCTACTGGTACCCAGTGCTACCCCAT GGAGGACATTGTGAGTGCCATCAACCGTAACCAAGGGGTGGTGATCTGTGGCGAGACTGGATCTGGGAAGACCACGCAGGCTGCGCAGTTCATCTTTGAGGACAACATTCGTGGAGGGCAAGGCTCTAGGTGCCATATCGTGGTCACCCAGCCAAGGAGGATTGCAACAATCTCCATGGCAAAGCGGGTGGCTCTCGAGCGGGACGCAGAG CGGAGCGACATCATCTACTACCAAGTCCATCTCACGAAGCAGCTGCTGAGGAGCCGCGGAGGCGCACTCATCTGCACATTGGGCATCCTGCTGCGTCACTTGCAGCAGAACGTCGAACAGCAAGGAGTGTCGCACGTCTTCGTTGACGAGGTCCATGAGCCCGACGCCTGTACCGACTCGCTGCTTGTGCTCCTTCGTGAGGTGCTCTCCATAAACCGTACACGGAAG TGTGGTTCTGACCCGGTCCGGATCGTTCCCGAAGTTTTGACGTGCATCATGGAGATGAAGCCAACCACATCGATGCTCTGCTTCCTGCCCGGGTGGAACGAAATCAACAAGGTGCGAGCAGAGCGTTGCAAGCGAGCTCCAGTGAACTTCCACGCCCGTATTCTGCCGCTGCACTCACGTCTGCGATACCAGGGACAGCAAAAGATCTTTGCAAATCCTCCAGCAG ACGTGCACAAGGTGAACCTCTCCACTAACCTTGCTGAGACATCCATCAACGTTGACGACGTGGTGTACGTTGTAGACTCCGGCGTTCGCCGAGAGCAGCGCATTAACCCATCCACGGGTGTGAGCCTGCTCGGTACGTTCCCCACGTCGAAGGCCACTGTCGACCAGCGAGCAGGTCGCGCGGGTTGCGTGCAACCTGGACAGTCGTACCACCTATTGACTAAAAATGAGTTCCCCTCCTGGGACCAGTTCAAGAGCCCTGAGATGCAGACCACCGACCTAACAAAGGTGGTCCTCGACTGTAAA ACCGTGGTAGCCAATGCACGACACCTGCCCGACGAAGAAATCGAAGAGGAGGCAGCTGGCCATGAACTGGTGCCCTACAACGCGATCAATTCTTGGCAAAATTTCCTTGGAAAGCAATAG